The DNA region AAGTTGATGTTGCATCATGGGCACGATTCATCCTCCCGACAACTCCATGAATTGCAGCAACATGCCTATGTCTGAGCCAACATCGTGTTAACAATAAATTTTCATGACTTCAATTTTAACCCAGTATCTACCTTCCCACAAGTATGAAATTAACCACCAAAACCTATAGATTTGGCATCAATGATGCTCTCCCTGCCCAGAACCCATGGCAGCAAAATAGTCCACCGATCACTATGGCTCAGCAAGACAGCTATCAAAATGCACTCCTCCAAGCCGGAAGACAAAAGACTTACTAGCACGGCAGTCGCACATATAAGCATGCAAATCACAAAACTCTTCTCAATCCTACagttcatatataatattatatgtaaTCAGACATACTTGTTCTACAGATTAATGCGGATGCTAACCGGTCCCCGCAAGTCAACTTTTTGTTACATCGGTAAACTATAAGCTAAAGCTTACAACTATTCTGTGTGTCAAAAACCCCTCTTACCATattcagaaaaggaaaattaaaaatcccTCTAATTGAAATCTAAATACCGATCATCAGGACTTGAAAAAACGCCTGGTTTCTCAAAGTTacatggaaaaacaaaaaacaaatgcTAGCTGAAACCTGCTTGTGGCAATAGTACGCATGTCTTCGTTCCAGCTGCAAAACTTCAGTCTCTATTTCACAATACCTTTCAAGCTGATTTCCTATGAGTCGTGCTTTACATGCcttcccctcccccccccccccccccccaatgTGTTTCAATCTCCTTTCATGTCTTTGTGCTTTAATTTGCACAGGTACTGataatgaaaccaaacaagagAGAACCCCCAGTAGTGTATCCGCCTTATACCTCCCAAACAAGAGATTACTGTCCATGGAAATAAACTTGGGGCCTTCCTTTTCAGATGGCCAAGGAATTTCTGCAATAGTTAAATCTCACCTTCTGCAGAAAAACTGGAAGTCGGGGTGACTGACCTGGTGTGATCTCAACCAATCATCAGCAGCCTCATGGAATGAATTTGCAACATGACTACGATCTGAGAGGCCAATAGAATTCCACAAGGATTCTTTAAGCTTGTATGAAGCGAGACCAAAGGCACGCAAGGGCATCCTAGGAATTCCATCCATATCACGGGAACTCGCCCTGAGAACCTGCTCACCGTTTGCACCTGAAAGAGAAGGAATGACAGATGAGATGTCTGAATTCTAAATAGTGTCAGTTGTATATAATCAGAACGGTGAAGGCCTAATTGTCCAATATGTTGTTAACAAGAGTTTGCGGGCTCCCAACGCAGATGTTAAACTGAAACCATCAAATCTTTGAGCCATAAGAAGAGCAGCCCTCTGCTGCAACTTCTCGAAGTAAAATAAGGAAAACAAGCAAACCTGTCTAATCAAAACTAGTGGATAAAGAGTAAAAATTCAAGGCAAAACAATTTTACCACGAAAGAATTTGCAAAACTTTCCAGCCTTGTGAGCATGAAATTGTTTGGCAAAAGGTACCGCTTGTTTACTATCAATTCATGCCTAGTCTCATTGGCTTGGAAAAACAagctatataatatatcagaTAAACTTATTGAGAATAAGGGACAGGTACAAGACGGAAAAAACAGGACAAAAACATGGGTTAGTtgacaaaatagagagcaacTTAAATGTAAAATCCAACATTAAAACTTTTGCACCGAAATACATTTCTAAGTATTGATCCTCAAAGAGCAAGATAGTCTTCATATCAGATAGTCTTCATATCAGCTCAAAGGAAGTGAACAATCATATCATGCATGAGAAGCAATGAATCACCATTACGATTTCCAAATAGTACAAGTTATATCACATTCAAACACATCACTGAGTACAATAGATGTAGATCTTACCTTCCATAGATATATGTAAGAAGTGATAAGTCAGAAAGCAAGCATCCAAATCCTTCAGTGTTGGACCTGTTGGTATCCTGTAAATTGGGTACCTTCAAACAGCCGAAAATAGTAAGTCCAATGCACAAACAATCTTCTAATGAGAGTAGACCAAAGAGAACAATCAAGGAAACAAGCAGACAAAGGGACAGACCAGGCAACAGAAATCCAACTTGATTGTTGTAAATCACAACTTCTCAGTGTCCTTAGCTCAGGGAAGCGCTGAGCAAGATCTGATATCTGTTATAAGGGAAAAGACATCAAAATGGATATAGTTGGACTATTTAAGGATGGTGAAAGACAACATGAGGACTTCCAGTACAACAACTCAAGCATGAGAAAGTGACACTTGCCTTGTCTGCCAACGGTTCACGGGAGTAAGGAGGATTCCATTCAAAGTATTCAAAAAGCAGGTGGCCTTCAGAACATGATGATTCACCCTCATCGCTGGAGATGTCCTCAGGGAGAGCACCGTTCTGGTCTCTCATCGATAAACTCTCCAGTCTTGGTGTAATGGCCCCACTTGATAAACTGCAGTGATTCTGTTCTCTTAAGAACTTACTACCCCAGCCATGTTCACCATCACTGCTCCCTTCACTACCTGAACTCCTGTAATCACTATAGCTGTCCTCACCTGGTCGCCTATGAAATAAGGAAACCATCAGTTTTCAGTTTAAAAAGATAGTTGCAGAAAAACAAGCAGTTAATTTGATATCAGAACACTAGTGGAAAATAAGAAAGCAGGCTCTAGGAAATGTTTACAGCCCTCAATGAGGCAATTTGTTTCTGGAAAGTTAATCAAACCCAAAAGCGGAAATAAACAGTCAATCTGATGAATAAAGTATCTATTCCTCAAAGAGCAAGATTATTTTCTTGGATAAGCGCACAGGCAATTTTGACCATCCATTATACAAGGTCTCCAGGAACACACAGGAATTTCACCCAGGGACGGGGCCACTAAGGGTGGAGGGTGGCAGATGCCCTCTCTGAGAATTGCAATTCGACTTATTGTTGCATGAAAAacaaattagaaatttgcctcCTAAAACATGTAAATGCCCCCTCTAAGATATTTTACTATTTCAGTTTGCCCGAAGATTATCCTATAAATCCTACTAAAGTAGAAATTTTTTAGCAATTTAGGGTTTTaaaaggaaatcatttgtattTCAATCTTGGGTTTTAGAAATTTGAAGGGTTAATGATAAACTATTATTTTCTATGATAGAATAAAATCACCTCTAATAATTCATCAATTAGcaatttagaaattaaatttaatatggtaggggaaattttggtaatttacttataatatttttgttgttatttgtaaaaatttgGAAATCATATCTACATAATATTAAGAGCACTAAATCCAATCTTTAGTTTGGGAGCatcataaaaattatataattaccTATATTGAAAAGGTTATTTTTGTAGCATTTGACAATAAAAGGAATTTTCAATAGTTTTCTGGTCATGAGAACTTGTCGAGATCATTtgtagataatatatatatatatatatatatattaatttcaatgaatttcattttttttcatgccATTCATTTATACAGTAAATGCAGTTTCATAAATTACGCTAATTATTGGTTTAAGTTTTGCCCCCCCAAACATAATTCTTGGCAATTTTCACTGCCATTAGTCATGGTAGAAGGTAATGTATGGACCACTATCAGAGACAAGATAATCACATATTAAATTACCAGCAATGAGGAAGATCATATCCTCAGACTTCCATGGACCAGATTAAGCTCCAGAATCAACCTCTATCATATCAAGATGTCAAATTGAAATACAAGCATACATTCATCAAGGCATGTACAACAGATCAAACAAAAcggtattaaaaaaattaactttccCATCCAAAAGAATTCCACCAACCCATTAACATCAATAAACAGAGATTGCATGGACCAACTCATGTTTGGATAGTCATTGAAGTGGTAATTGACATAACAACCGGTCATCCCAGATAATACATTATACCAGGTAAAAATAAAACCCTCATTATCAACACAAAGTATATTAAAACTTCAAATTGGAATAAGCAATGCCATTAGTGCAAATTACTTCTGAATGCTAATTCCTGTAATGAGAACAACATTGACCTCATACATTAAACATTTGAAGATTCCAATTACACTGATAAGAACTAAGCATACACTCGATCTTATCCTACGGGGCAAGAAAGGAATGCAATCCCGTTTAATAGTTAGCAGTAAAATACCATACCTTGGCTTCAACAGTGTTTTCTTGGTGTCAATAAATATTTGGATCCCAGACAAGTAAGGAACATAGTATTGCACCACACAATCACTGTCATTCAAGACTAGAGGCACTCCTGCACCGTATGCACTCCACTCTTTAAATGACTCCCACAGATCACCAAGCACAAAATATGGCTGAAATTCCACATCACAGGTCTTCCGTCCTCTCATAGCCGTCTGTTTACCATTGAATTATCCaataaatctaaaaaataaatagatacaGATAACTAGGGAGGTGAACCGATCATATCTTAAGGAAGGATAATGGCAGTAAGCAGTAGTAAGTCTGACTATGTGAAGGAAGTCAAATGCAGCTTTTCCACTAAGTAACTCACAATAGTAGATGATCAACATTAGTCCTCTTGAGATCTTTTGGACTACTTCAAGATAAAGAAATCCTGTATCTCTTGTGGTAGTTGAGGACACAGATGCATTATCCACAAAAGAGGATGGAATCAAAGCATTAAATTTAAGTGCTGAGGGTATATATACGTGTTTCTAGGCATGATTGTTTTTCTTGTTTCTAAGTACTGAGTTTCGCTTCCTGCCTTTATTTCTTCTACATGTAATACACATGTTCTTGCTGCTTTAGTTATGAAACTCTCTCAATAATCAGTGCTGTTTACTTGCTCCCATCAATAGAAGTCACAGCTATAACAGAACATCCTTGGCAGCAACAACTCTTGTTTCAAGCTTCTGATATAAACtatatttttctctctctgcCTTAGGATAGGGAGACAGGCAGTGGTTGGTGTGGAAGTATGCCTAGGATTACCTTGGGATAAAAGGACATTTAGTTGACAGAAATTAGACAAATTTGGATACATTACAATGCCCATATTCTATAGTCCAAAGTCAAATTCTTCTAATTATTCTATAACCTTAGCTTCCATATGTGCTTCATATGCTTGTAAAATCATTGAAAAATGGCATTTTTCAGGAATCTGCCGGCACATTATCGCCCTACAGAACATCAGAAACGGAATATCCACTGGTCTGCTGTTGAACTATTGAACAAATTTTATTTACTGATGCAATAATATGCTAAATCAAACCAAATTAGAGAACCATAAATTTGCATCTTCATAACGCTAATCGAAAAAACATTAACCCATTAATTCATTTGGTGGCCAGAAATTTCAATCCCGAAAGGACATCGAATCCATTATCCACAAGTAGAAAATGgcaagcaaaataaataatatttaaattaaggGAGGGGGGGAAGAACCTTGGATAGATGCTGCGCGGGCACAAACGGCGTAATCGACTCCAAGAACCGCTGCAAATTGCTTAACGGCGGGACAACCGGCTCAGGATACGGTTCGCGGTCCGGCTCGAGTGCTGTCCGGTTCTCAGGCCTCCGGTCGGGAGAGGCTACCGGCAGAGGCTTCTCAGGGAACGGGGAGGTTTCGCTGGGCGTGACGTCGCTCTGAGCCCGGCGGAGGCTGTCCCGCTGGAAGCTCTGGCGGGCCCGGCGCGCCTTGGCGG from Punica granatum isolate Tunisia-2019 chromosome 3, ASM765513v2, whole genome shotgun sequence includes:
- the LOC116200788 gene encoding uncharacterized protein LOC116200788 isoform X2, with protein sequence MRGRKTCDVEFQPYFVLGDLWESFKEWSAYGAGVPLVLNDSDCVVQYYVPYLSGIQIFIDTKKTLLKPRRPGEDSYSDYRSSGSEGSSDGEHGWGSKFLREQNHCSLSSGAITPRLESLSMRDQNGALPEDISSDEGESSCSEGHLLFEYFEWNPPYSREPLADKISDLAQRFPELRTLRSCDLQQSSWISVAWYPIYRIPTGPTLKDLDACFLTYHFLHISMEGANGEQVLRASSRDMDGIPRMPLRAFGLASYKLKESLWNSIGLSDRSHVANSFHEAADDWLRSHQVSHPDFQFFCRR
- the LOC116200788 gene encoding uncharacterized protein LOC116200788 isoform X1, with translation MLGAGLKFGRGEDRFYSSAKARRARQSFQRDSLRRAQSDVTPSETSPFPEKPLPVASPDRRPENRTALEPDREPYPEPVVPPLSNLQRFLESITPFVPAQHLSKTAMRGRKTCDVEFQPYFVLGDLWESFKEWSAYGAGVPLVLNDSDCVVQYYVPYLSGIQIFIDTKKTLLKPRRPGEDSYSDYRSSGSEGSSDGEHGWGSKFLREQNHCSLSSGAITPRLESLSMRDQNGALPEDISSDEGESSCSEGHLLFEYFEWNPPYSREPLADKISDLAQRFPELRTLRSCDLQQSSWISVAWYPIYRIPTGPTLKDLDACFLTYHFLHISMEGANGEQVLRASSRDMDGIPRMPLRAFGLASYKLKESLWNSIGLSDRSHVANSFHEAADDWLRSHQVSHPDFQFFCRR